From a single Arachis hypogaea cultivar Tifrunner chromosome 3, arahy.Tifrunner.gnm2.J5K5, whole genome shotgun sequence genomic region:
- the LOC112791768 gene encoding F-box/kelch-repeat protein At1g23390, producing the protein MAKEKKLQEHQQENEAPIYGDILEAVLSHVPLVHLVPARHVSKAWERAVSTSLQINPIKPWLTVHVQSPRAYHVTTSHAYDPRSRAWVRIHAPPINLSSAIRSSHSTVLYAISPGRFSFSVDTLHHDWHHVHPPRVWRIDPVVASVGSKIVVAGGVCDFEDDPLAVEMYDADSGAWIRCQSMPAILKDSSASTWLSVAVTGDMVFVTEKNSGVTYSFDCGAGIWHGPYHLRPDDGVFCCVIGTLRNCLIVAGTIGDAENVKGVKLWKVNGELGFGSGEHWCEELAAMPEEMVEKLKGEDGCGAVASVTVTTVGDFVYVGNPSEPEEMVVCEVRENGGCEWWSLRNAVVEEGGRMQRVVVCGSNVGLEDLQRAVSENCGFVVKETREWIET; encoded by the coding sequence ATGGCGAAAGAAAAGAAGCTCCAAGAACACCAACAAGAGAACGAAGCTCCAATCTATGGAGACATCTTAGAGGCTGTATTATCTCACGTGCCACTTGTCCACCTCGTGCCAGCACGCCACGTGTCCAAGGCGTGGGAGCGCGCCGTCTCCACTTCCCTCCAAATCAACCCCATCAAGCCCTGGCTCACCGTGCATGTCCAGAGCCCACGTGCATATCACGTGACAACCTCCCACGCCTACGACCCACGCTCCCGTGCCTGGGTTCGGATCCACGCGCCTCCCATAAATTTGTCATCCGCTATACGCTCTTCCCACTCCACGGTCCTCTACGCCATCTCCCCTGGCAGATTCTCCTTCTCCGTTGACACTCTCCACCATGACTGGCACCACGTGCATCCACCGCGCGTGTGGCGCATCGACCCCGTGGTTGCCAGCGTGGGAAGCAAGATCGTCGTCGCTGGCGGCGTGTGCGACTTCGAGGATGATCCCCTCGCGGTGGAGATGTACGATGCGGATTCCGGTGCGTGGATCCGGTGTCAGTCTATGCCGGCAATCCTGAAGGACTCCTCAGCGTCTACGTGGCTTTCCGTTGCCGTCACAGGAGACATGGTTTTCGTGACGGAGAAAAACTCCGGTGTGACGTACTCGTTTGACTGTGGCGCCGGAATCTGGCACGGACCGTACCACCTTCGCCCCGACGACGGAGTTTTCTGCTGCGTGATTGGAACGTTGAGGAACTGTTTGATCGTGGCGGGAACAATCGGCGACGCGGAGAACGTGAAGGGAGTGAAACTGTGGAAAGTGAATGGGGAGTTAGGGTTTGGATCGGGGGAGCATTGGTGCGAGGAGCTGGCGGCTATGCCGGAGGAGATGGTGGAGAAGCTTAAGGGGGAGGACGGTTGCGGTGCGGTGGCGTCGGTCACTGTAACGACGGTGGGGGATTTCGTTTACGTAGGGAACCCGTCGGAGCCGGAGGAGATGGTGGTTTGTGAGGTCAGGGAAAACGGCGGGTGTGAATGGTGGAGCCTGAGAAACGCGGTGGTGGAGGAGGGAGGTCGGATGCAGAGAGTAGTGGTTTGCGGCAGCAATGTTGGGCTTGAAGATCTGCAGAGAGCGGTTTCGGAGAATTGCGGGTTTGTTGTGAAAGAGACGAGGGAGTGGATTGAAACTTAA
- the LOC140183620 gene encoding uncharacterized protein: MLMVQGTMPKATRHPSISIITFEQYDYQAKATNLDDVEVISIQAGDLLMKKVLLVPGSSVDVLFYSTFQKIKLSEKTMQPSSGELVGFSEERVPILRSIWMKVTLGDHPLSRTKDVQFLVVDCISPCHVILGRPSLNSFGAIASIVHLCVKFQV; encoded by the coding sequence ATGCTAATGGTCCAAGGAACAATGCCAAAGGCCACACGTCACCCATCCATATCCATTATAACCTTCGAGCAATATGACTACCAAGCAAAGGCCACCAATCTAGATGACGTCGAGGTCATTTCTATCCAGGCAGGAGATCTCCTAATGAAAAAGGTCCTACTTGTCCCAGGCAGCAGTGTTGACGTATTGTTCTACTCCACCTTCCAAAAGATAAAGCTAAGTGAAAAAACAATGCAGCCTTCCTCGGGAGAGTTGGTAGGATTCTCAGAGGAACGGGTGCCTATACTTAGGAGCATATGGATGAAAGTAACACTGGGAGACCACCCATTATCAAGAACAAAGGACGTACAGTTCTTAGTGGTGGACTGCATTAGCCCTTGTCACGTCATTCTCGGTAGACCTTCTTTAAATTCTTTTGGTGCTATTGCATCGATTGTTCATCTTTGTGTTAAGTTTCAGGTATAG
- the LOC112782966 gene encoding protein ALP1-like: protein MRGHSSIGRRVNTLSLRRDALDNIIGAGGDRNCIWELRMSLNAFANLCELLQVQGGLDDDGHVGIGEQVATFLIILAYHTKNRNVQVRFYRSGETVSRYFHKVLGSVLRVQSVLFAKADPVPEDSIDPRWKWFKGCLGALDDTYIDVTVPKSDKSRYRTRKSRISTNVLGVCNRNMNFVYVLSGWEGSASDSRVLRDAITRRNGLKIPVGSYYLVDAGYTNGRGFLSPYRNLRYHVNEWAQGHRAPQNRLELFNKKHSSARNVIERCFGLLKKRWAILRSPSFYPIRIQSHIIIVCCLLQNYIRMNMDVDPEEDATLLPKHIPVGDDIVVDEADVIDAMESSHEWTQWREDLANEMWEIWRGEHAA, encoded by the exons ATGAGGGGTCATTCTTCAATTGGACGAAGAGTGAACACATTGTCATTAAGGCGAGATGCATTAGATAACATCATTGGGGCGGGTGGAGATAGAAATTGCATATGGGAGTTAAGAATGAGTTTGAATGCATTTGCTAATTTGTGTGAATTGCTACAAGTTCAAGGTGGGTTAGATGATGATGGTCATGTTGGCATAGGCGAGCAAGTAGCAACTTTCTTGATTATATTAGCTTATCATACCAAAAATCGCAATGTACAAGTTAGATTTTATAGGTCTGGTGAAACTGTTAGTAGGTATTTTCATAAGGTGTTAGGTTCAGTTTTGCGTGTCCAAAGTGTGTTATTTGCAAAGGCAGACCCTGTACCAGAAGATTCTATAGATCCCAGATGGAAATGGTTTAAG GGTTGTCTAGGAGCATTAGATGACACTTACATAGATGTCACAGTCCCCAAGAGTGATAAATCTAGGTATCGGACAAGGAAATCTAGAATATCCACCAATGTCTTAGGAGTTTGCAATCGGAACATGAATTTCGTCTATGTCCTTAGCGGTTGGGAAGGATCGGCATCTGATTCAAGGGTACTTAGAGATGCCATTACTCGACGTAATGGCTTGAAAATACCTGTTG GGTCTTATTATTTAGTGGACGCTGGCTATACCAATGGTAGAGGATTTTTATCTCCTTATAGAAATCTCCGGTATCATGTCAATGAGTGGGCTCAAGGTCACCGTGCACCACAAAATCGTCTAGAGTTATTTAATAAGAAGCATTCATCGGCTAGGAATGTGATTGAGCGGTGCTTTGGGCTGCTTAAGAAGAGATGGGCAATTCTACGAAGCCCCTCATTCTATCCAATTAGAATCCAAAGCCACATTATTATTGTGTGTTGTTTGTTACAAAATTATATTCGCATGAACATGGATGTTGATCCCGAAGAAGATGCAACTCTTTTACCAAAGCATATACCCGTTGGAGATGACATTGTTGTTGATGAAGCCGACGTGATTGATGCTATGGAAAGTAGCCATGAGTGGACTCAATGGCGTGAGGACTTAGCAAATGAGATGTGGGAAATATGGAGAGGAGAACATGCCGCGTAG